The Xanthomonas sp. DAR 34887 genome has a segment encoding these proteins:
- the tdh gene encoding L-threonine 3-dehydrogenase: MAQTMKALVKRDAAKGIWLEQVPVPVPGPNEVLIKLEKTAICGTDLHIYLWDEWSQRTIKPGLTIGHEFVGRIAELGSAVSGYQVGQRVSAEGHIVCGHCRNCRGGRPHLCPNTVGIGVNVNGAFAEYMVMPASNLWPIPDQIPSELAAFFDPYGNAAHCALEFDVIGEDVLITGAGPIGIIAAGICKHIGARNVVVTDVNDFRLKLAADMGATRVVNVANTSLKEVMADLHMEGFDVGLEMSGNPRAFNDMLDCMYHGGKIAMLGIMPRGAGCDWDKIIFKGLTVQGIYGRKMYETWYKMTQLVLSGFPLGKVLTHQLTIDEFQKGFDLMEEGKAGKVVLSW; the protein is encoded by the coding sequence ATGGCGCAAACAATGAAGGCGCTGGTCAAGCGCGACGCAGCCAAGGGCATCTGGCTGGAACAGGTACCGGTGCCGGTACCCGGCCCCAACGAGGTGCTGATCAAGCTGGAGAAGACCGCGATCTGCGGCACCGACCTGCACATCTATCTATGGGACGAATGGAGCCAGCGCACCATCAAGCCCGGCCTGACCATCGGCCACGAATTCGTCGGCCGCATCGCCGAACTCGGCTCGGCGGTCAGCGGCTACCAGGTCGGCCAACGCGTCTCGGCCGAAGGCCACATCGTCTGCGGGCATTGCCGCAACTGCCGCGGCGGCCGCCCGCACCTGTGCCCGAACACGGTCGGCATCGGCGTCAACGTCAACGGCGCCTTCGCCGAATACATGGTGATGCCGGCCTCCAACCTGTGGCCGATTCCGGACCAGATCCCGTCCGAACTGGCCGCGTTCTTCGATCCCTACGGCAACGCCGCGCACTGCGCGCTGGAGTTCGACGTGATCGGCGAAGACGTGCTGATCACCGGCGCCGGCCCGATCGGCATCATCGCCGCCGGCATCTGCAAGCACATCGGCGCGCGCAACGTGGTGGTCACCGACGTCAACGATTTCCGCCTGAAGCTGGCCGCCGACATGGGCGCCACCCGGGTGGTCAACGTCGCCAATACCTCGCTCAAGGAGGTGATGGCCGACCTGCACATGGAAGGCTTCGACGTCGGCCTGGAGATGAGCGGCAACCCGCGCGCGTTCAACGACATGCTCGACTGCATGTACCACGGCGGCAAGATCGCCATGCTCGGCATCATGCCGCGCGGCGCCGGCTGCGACTGGGACAAGATCATCTTCAAGGGCCTGACCGTGCAGGGCATCTACGGCCGCAAGATGTACGAGACCTGGTACAAGATGACCCAGTTGGTGCTGTCCGGCTTCCCGCTCGGCAAGGTGCTGACCCACCAGCTGACCATCGACGAATTCCAGAAGGGCTTCGACCTGATGGAAGAAGGCAAGGCCGGCAAGGTGGTGTTGAGCTGGTGA
- a CDS encoding TorF family putative porin: protein MNKIKLGVALAVALAASPLSALAQDEAAASPITGSYGVVSDYVFRGVSQTNEGPAFQAGLTYTSPFGLYVGTWGSNVDFGAGDPDWEVDGFIGYNVDFSENWNFDVMVNRYGYPGAGGSNYNELITKTKFLKTYALTVAYTDDVYGLDEDSFYYALDGNWTLPNDFSIGAHVGRTTYASALAQYQDYTDYSVSVGKMVGPLALNVGYYDTDDKGNQNFTKKLADHRFAVSATIAF from the coding sequence GTGAACAAGATCAAGCTTGGTGTCGCCCTGGCCGTGGCGCTGGCCGCCTCCCCGCTGAGTGCGTTGGCCCAGGACGAGGCCGCTGCCTCGCCGATTACCGGCTCCTATGGCGTGGTCAGCGACTACGTGTTCCGCGGCGTCTCGCAGACCAACGAAGGCCCCGCGTTCCAGGCCGGCCTCACCTACACCTCGCCGTTCGGCCTGTACGTCGGCACCTGGGGCTCCAACGTCGATTTCGGCGCCGGCGACCCGGATTGGGAAGTGGACGGCTTCATCGGCTACAACGTCGACTTCTCCGAGAACTGGAACTTCGACGTGATGGTCAACCGCTACGGCTATCCCGGCGCGGGCGGTTCGAACTACAACGAACTGATCACCAAGACCAAGTTCCTCAAGACCTACGCGCTGACCGTCGCCTACACCGACGACGTCTACGGCCTGGACGAGGACAGCTTCTACTACGCGCTGGACGGGAACTGGACCCTGCCGAACGACTTCAGCATCGGCGCGCACGTCGGTCGCACCACCTATGCCAGCGCGCTGGCGCAGTACCAGGACTACACCGACTACAGCGTCAGCGTCGGCAAGATGGTCGGTCCGCTGGCGCTGAACGTGGGCTACTACGACACCGACGACAAGGGCAACCAGAACTTCACCAAGAAGCTGGCCGACCACCGCTTCGCGGTCTCGGCGACGATCGCGTTCTGA
- a CDS encoding sulfate/molybdate ABC transporter ATP-binding protein: MTIRVQHLGKRFDDFVALDDVSLDIRQGELLALLGPSGSGKTTLLRVIAGLEHADAGRVLIDGADATGLPVQSRRVGFVFQHYALFRHMTVRDNIAFGLRVRRGAERLAEPAIRARVTELLALVQLDGLESRYPTQLSGGQRQRVALARALAIEPRVLLLDEPFGALDAQVRRDLRRWLRELHDRTGLTTVFVTHDQEEALELADRVAILNRGRIEQLGSPADVYDRPVSPFVYGFVGAVNRLPAQLRDGQLQVAGLALPAPDTPLSSGPVDLYVRPEDLAPSDSGWAATVLSAQRSGSRLRLRAQLAHGQDEVEVEVPAGEGTMGYAPGQALQLSARRFGVFAQKPG, from the coding sequence ATGACCATCCGCGTACAGCACCTGGGCAAGCGTTTCGACGATTTCGTCGCGCTCGACGACGTCAGCCTGGACATCCGCCAGGGCGAACTGCTGGCGCTGCTGGGGCCGTCCGGCTCGGGCAAGACCACGCTGCTGCGGGTGATCGCCGGGCTGGAACATGCGGATGCGGGACGTGTGCTGATCGACGGCGCCGACGCGACCGGGCTGCCGGTGCAGTCGCGCCGGGTCGGCTTCGTGTTCCAGCACTATGCGTTGTTCCGGCACATGACCGTGCGCGACAACATCGCCTTCGGCCTGCGCGTGCGCCGCGGCGCCGAGCGCCTGGCCGAGCCGGCGATCCGCGCGCGGGTGACCGAGTTGCTGGCGCTGGTGCAGCTCGACGGACTGGAGTCGCGCTACCCGACGCAGCTGTCCGGCGGCCAGCGCCAGCGCGTGGCGCTGGCGCGCGCGCTGGCGATCGAGCCGCGCGTGCTGCTGCTGGACGAACCGTTCGGCGCGCTCGACGCGCAGGTGCGGCGCGACCTGCGGCGCTGGCTGCGCGAGCTGCACGACCGCACCGGGCTGACCACGGTGTTCGTCACCCACGACCAGGAAGAAGCGCTGGAGCTGGCCGACCGCGTGGCGATCCTCAATCGCGGGCGTATCGAGCAATTGGGCAGCCCGGCCGACGTCTATGACCGGCCGGTGTCGCCGTTCGTGTACGGCTTCGTCGGCGCGGTGAACCGGTTGCCGGCGCAGTTGCGCGATGGCCAGCTGCAGGTCGCCGGCCTGGCGCTGCCGGCGCCGGACACGCCGCTGTCCAGCGGCCCGGTCGATCTGTACGTGCGCCCGGAGGACCTGGCGCCCAGCGATAGCGGTTGGGCGGCGACGGTGCTGTCGGCGCAACGCAGCGGTTCGCGCCTGCGCCTGCGCGCGCAGCTGGCGCATGGCCAGGACGAAGTGGAAGTCGAGGTGCCGGCGGGCGAGGGCACGATGGGCTATGCGCCAGGCCAGGCGCTGCAGCTGAGCGCACGCCGCTTCGGCGTGTTCGCGCAGAAGCCCGGGTAG
- the cysW gene encoding sulfate ABC transporter permease subunit CysW: MNDTVSTLSIPFSENALSASPPAVRRRAASVTTEPWWVQVLLILGALGFLLSFLFLPLLLVFAEALRGGVGVFWRAISDPDALAAIRLTLLVTAIVVPLNLVFGVAAAWAVSKHRFPGKRLLVSLIDLPFSVSPVVAGLVFILIFGRNGWAWPLIDEGWHLHLPVFGEVLLQLPRIVFALPGIVLATTFVTFPFIARELMPLMEQQGSDEELAALSLGANGWQMFWRVTLPNIRWGLLYGVLLCSARAMGEFGAVSVVSGHIRGRTNTLPLHVEILYNEYAYSAAFACASLLALTALLTLALKSYLEWRHGESLAANHRH; the protein is encoded by the coding sequence ATGAACGATACCGTGTCCACCTTGAGCATCCCGTTTTCGGAGAATGCGTTGAGCGCATCGCCGCCCGCCGTCCGCCGCCGCGCCGCGTCGGTCACCACCGAGCCGTGGTGGGTGCAGGTGTTGCTGATCCTCGGTGCGCTGGGCTTCCTGCTGTCGTTCCTGTTCCTGCCGCTGCTGCTGGTGTTCGCCGAGGCATTGCGCGGCGGTGTCGGCGTGTTCTGGCGGGCGATCTCCGATCCCGACGCGCTCGCGGCGATCCGCCTGACCCTGCTGGTGACCGCGATCGTGGTGCCGCTGAACCTGGTGTTCGGCGTGGCCGCGGCGTGGGCGGTGAGCAAGCATCGCTTCCCGGGCAAGCGCCTGCTGGTGAGCCTGATCGACCTGCCGTTCTCGGTGTCGCCGGTGGTCGCCGGCCTGGTCTTCATCCTGATCTTCGGACGCAACGGCTGGGCCTGGCCGCTGATCGACGAGGGCTGGCATCTGCACTTGCCGGTGTTCGGCGAGGTGCTGCTGCAACTGCCGCGGATCGTGTTCGCGCTGCCCGGCATCGTGCTGGCGACGACCTTCGTCACCTTCCCATTCATCGCCCGCGAGCTGATGCCGCTGATGGAGCAGCAGGGCAGCGACGAGGAACTGGCGGCGTTGAGCCTGGGCGCCAACGGGTGGCAGATGTTCTGGCGGGTGACCCTGCCCAACATCCGCTGGGGCCTGCTGTACGGCGTGCTGCTGTGCAGTGCGCGGGCGATGGGCGAGTTCGGCGCGGTGTCGGTGGTGTCCGGACATATCCGAGGGCGCACCAATACGCTGCCGCTGCACGTGGAGATTCTCTACAACGAATACGCCTACAGCGCCGCGTTCGCCTGCGCCAGCCTGCTGGCGCTGACCGCGCTGCTGACCCTGGCGCTGAAGTCCTATCTGGAATGGCGCCACGGCGAATCGCTGGCTGCCAATCACCGACACTGA
- the cysT gene encoding sulfate ABC transporter permease subunit CysT, with translation MGVNAVAATRAPSRRRVIPGLGLSLGITLTWLGLVVLIPLLGVVLKTSGLGWHGVWQVWSEPRVLSALRVSFGTAFVAAAFNAVMGTWVAWVFVRYRFPGKRLFDAMIDLPFALPTAVAGIALTALYGGNGWVGRWLEPLGLKIAYTQLGIVVALVFVGLPFVVRIVQPVLAEAEREVEEAAATLGAGRWQTIRRVVLPALWPAVLTGFALAFARGIGEYGSVIFIAGNLPNATEIAPLLITIRLEEFDYAGATAIAAAMLLLSLLMLLVVNGVQARLARRGLAAH, from the coding sequence ATGGGAGTGAACGCCGTCGCCGCCACGCGCGCTCCGTCGCGGCGCAGGGTGATTCCCGGGCTCGGCCTGAGCCTGGGCATCACCCTGACCTGGCTGGGGCTGGTGGTGCTGATCCCGCTGCTGGGCGTGGTGCTCAAGACCAGCGGCCTGGGCTGGCACGGCGTGTGGCAGGTGTGGAGCGAACCGCGGGTGCTGTCGGCGCTGCGGGTCAGCTTCGGCACCGCCTTCGTTGCTGCCGCGTTCAATGCGGTGATGGGGACCTGGGTGGCCTGGGTGTTCGTGCGTTACCGCTTTCCCGGCAAGCGCCTGTTCGACGCGATGATCGACCTGCCGTTCGCGCTGCCGACCGCGGTGGCCGGCATCGCGCTGACCGCGCTGTACGGCGGCAACGGCTGGGTCGGCCGCTGGCTGGAACCGTTGGGGCTGAAGATCGCCTATACCCAGCTCGGCATCGTGGTGGCGCTGGTGTTCGTCGGGTTGCCGTTCGTGGTGCGGATCGTGCAGCCGGTGCTGGCCGAGGCCGAGCGCGAAGTGGAAGAGGCGGCGGCCACGCTCGGCGCCGGCCGTTGGCAGACCATCCGCCGCGTGGTGCTGCCGGCGTTGTGGCCGGCAGTGCTGACCGGCTTCGCGCTGGCGTTCGCGCGCGGCATCGGCGAGTACGGTTCGGTGATCTTCATCGCCGGCAACCTGCCCAATGCGACCGAGATCGCGCCGCTGCTGATCACCATCCGACTGGAGGAATTCGACTACGCCGGCGCCACCGCGATCGCCGCGGCGATGCTGCTGCTGTCGTTGCTGATGCTGCTGGTGGTCAATGGCGTGCAGGCGCGCTTGGCGCGGCGCGGTCTGGCGGCGCATTGA
- a CDS encoding sulfate ABC transporter substrate-binding protein — MPSLLPRRFSPLLALALCAFAGSAVARDVQLLNVSYDPTRELYRDYNAAFAKHWEQTHSGDKVTVETSHGGSGKQARSVIDGVEADVVTLALAYDVDAIADKGKLIDPGWSKRLPDNSAPYTSTIVFLVRKGNPKKIKDWPDLLRTGVSVITPNPKTSGGARWNYLAAWAYADHIFKGDRERILGYMRALFRNVPVLDTGARGATTTFVQRGIGDVLLAWENEAFLAQEELGKDKFEIVVPKLSILAEPSVAVVDKNVDKHGTRDVAEDYLKYLYSPEGQKIAAKHYYRPRHPEYADRADIARLPKVQLVTIDQAFGSWAKAQAEHFNDGGLFDQIQASK; from the coding sequence ATGCCCAGCCTCCTGCCGCGCCGATTCAGCCCGCTGCTCGCGCTCGCGCTGTGCGCGTTCGCCGGCAGCGCCGTCGCGCGCGACGTGCAGCTGCTCAATGTGTCCTACGATCCCACGCGCGAGCTGTACCGCGACTACAACGCCGCCTTCGCCAAGCACTGGGAGCAGACCCACAGCGGCGACAAGGTCACCGTGGAGACCTCGCATGGCGGTTCCGGCAAGCAGGCGCGCTCGGTCATCGACGGGGTCGAGGCCGACGTGGTGACGCTGGCGCTGGCCTACGACGTGGACGCGATCGCCGACAAGGGCAAGCTGATCGATCCGGGCTGGTCCAAGCGCCTGCCCGACAACAGCGCGCCGTACACCTCCACCATCGTGTTCCTGGTGCGCAAGGGCAACCCGAAGAAGATCAAGGACTGGCCGGACCTGCTGCGCACCGGCGTGTCGGTGATCACGCCGAACCCGAAGACCTCCGGCGGCGCGCGCTGGAACTACCTGGCCGCCTGGGCCTACGCCGACCACATCTTCAAGGGCGACCGCGAGCGCATCCTCGGCTACATGCGCGCGCTGTTCCGCAACGTGCCGGTGCTGGACACCGGCGCGCGCGGCGCCACCACCACCTTCGTCCAGCGCGGCATCGGCGACGTGCTGCTGGCCTGGGAGAACGAGGCGTTCCTGGCGCAGGAGGAACTGGGCAAGGACAAGTTCGAGATCGTGGTGCCGAAGCTGTCGATCCTGGCCGAGCCGTCGGTGGCGGTGGTCGACAAGAACGTGGACAAGCACGGCACCCGCGACGTCGCCGAGGACTACCTGAAGTATCTGTATTCGCCGGAAGGGCAGAAGATCGCGGCCAAGCACTACTACCGCCCGCGCCATCCCGAGTACGCCGATCGCGCCGACATCGCGCGCCTGCCGAAGGTGCAGCTGGTGACCATCGACCAGGCGTTCGGCTCCTGGGCCAAGGCCCAGGCCGAGCACTTCAACGATGGCGGCCTGTTCGACCAGATCCAGGCGAGCAAGTGA
- the kbl gene encoding glycine C-acetyltransferase — translation MTDSSLTQHYADELDAIRAQGLFKSERIIVGPQSAEIVLADGRRVLNFCANNYLGLADHPALIAAAKDALDTHGFGMASVRFICGTQDLHKQLEARIAAFFGTEDTILYAACFDANGGLFEPLLGEADAIISDALNHASIIDGVRLCKAKRFRYANCDMADLEAQLQAANAAGCRTKLITSDGVFSMDGFIAPLDEITALAKKYGALVHIDECHATGFLGATGRGSAEVKGVMDRIDIFTGTLGKAMGGALGGFTTGRREVIELLRQRSRPYLFSNSLPPHVVAAGIKAFAMLDAAADLRAQLVENTRHFRERMAAAGFDIKPGTHPICPVMLYDAPLAQRFAERLLEEGIYAIGFFFPVVPKGQARIRTQISAAHTREQLDRAIDAFVRIGRELNVIPA, via the coding sequence ATGACCGATTCCAGCCTCACCCAGCACTACGCCGACGAACTGGACGCGATCCGTGCGCAGGGCCTGTTCAAGTCCGAACGCATCATCGTCGGCCCGCAGTCGGCGGAGATCGTGCTGGCCGACGGCCGCCGCGTGCTGAATTTCTGCGCCAACAACTACCTGGGTCTGGCCGACCACCCGGCGCTGATCGCCGCGGCCAAGGACGCGCTGGACACCCACGGCTTCGGCATGGCCTCGGTGCGCTTCATCTGCGGCACCCAGGACCTGCACAAGCAACTGGAAGCGCGCATCGCCGCGTTCTTCGGCACCGAGGACACCATCCTCTACGCCGCCTGCTTCGACGCCAACGGCGGGCTGTTCGAGCCGCTGCTCGGCGAAGCCGATGCGATCATTTCCGATGCGCTCAACCACGCCTCGATCATCGACGGCGTGCGCCTGTGCAAGGCCAAGCGCTTCCGCTACGCCAACTGCGACATGGCCGATCTGGAAGCGCAGTTGCAGGCGGCCAATGCGGCCGGCTGCAGGACCAAGCTGATCACCAGCGACGGCGTGTTCTCGATGGACGGCTTCATCGCCCCGCTGGACGAGATCACCGCGCTGGCGAAGAAGTACGGCGCGCTGGTGCATATCGACGAGTGCCACGCCACCGGCTTCCTCGGCGCGACCGGCCGCGGCTCGGCCGAGGTCAAGGGCGTGATGGACCGGATCGACATCTTCACCGGCACCCTGGGCAAGGCCATGGGCGGCGCGCTGGGCGGCTTCACCACCGGCCGGCGCGAGGTGATCGAACTGCTGCGCCAGCGCTCGCGTCCCTATCTGTTCTCCAACTCGCTGCCGCCGCACGTGGTCGCCGCCGGGATCAAGGCCTTCGCGATGCTGGACGCGGCCGCCGACCTGCGCGCGCAACTGGTCGAGAACACCCGCCACTTCCGCGAGCGCATGGCCGCGGCCGGCTTCGACATCAAGCCCGGCACCCACCCGATCTGCCCGGTGATGCTGTACGACGCTCCGCTGGCGCAGCGCTTCGCCGAACGGCTGCTGGAGGAAGGCATCTACGCGATCGGCTTCTTCTTCCCGGTGGTGCCCAAGGGGCAAGCGCGGATCCGCACCCAGATCAGCGCCGCGCATACCCGCGAGCAGCTGGATCGGGCGATCGACGCCTTCGTGCGCATCGGCCGCGAGTTGAACGTCATCCCCGCCTGA
- a CDS encoding HNH endonuclease gives MRTALRQRLLLAAQTDAQAQPLQDGWETRCLHCRRRLRLRADGEPLGHCTLEHVVPQAWFGRRAAAPLCNLVGDDPNAARNLALACAGCNHGKGRDHDARGPQDARAYAVVAALLSARLARWRPPPAPTH, from the coding sequence ATGCGCACGGCGCTGCGCCAACGGCTGTTGCTGGCGGCGCAGACCGATGCACAGGCGCAACCGCTGCAGGACGGCTGGGAGACGCGCTGCCTGCATTGCCGCCGGCGCCTGCGGCTGCGTGCCGACGGCGAACCGCTCGGGCACTGCACGCTGGAACACGTGGTGCCGCAGGCCTGGTTCGGCCGCCGCGCGGCAGCGCCGCTATGCAACCTGGTCGGCGACGATCCGAATGCTGCACGCAATCTCGCGCTGGCCTGCGCCGGCTGCAACCACGGCAAGGGCCGCGATCACGATGCGCGCGGCCCGCAGGATGCGCGCGCCTACGCCGTGGTCGCCGCCCTGCTCAGCGCGCGGCTGGCGCGCTGGCGGCCGCCGCCGGCGCCAACGCACTGA
- a CDS encoding pseudouridine synthase has protein sequence MRTRRVVKPPSRSRRPASRTSVPAAGGPRSPRAAAAGEARHGLARTLSKLGLCSRTEAARWVAAGRVAVDGRTVTDPEFPILRGRHRLALDGVPLAATQRLYLMLNKPRGLVTTAQDERGRDTVYRCFDGAGLPWLAPVGRLDKASEGLLLFCNDPQWAARVADPASGPDKTYHVQVDALPDAALLARMCAGVVADGESLRAKQVRLLRQGDKHAWLEVMLDEGRNRQIRRLLAELDLGVLRLVRVAIGGLALGELGKGAWRELSAAEVSALAPAAAASAPAAR, from the coding sequence CTGCGTACGAGGCGCGTGGTGAAGCCTCCTTCGCGTTCCCGCCGCCCCGCCTCGCGCACTTCGGTGCCGGCGGCCGGCGGCCCGCGCTCGCCGCGCGCGGCTGCAGCCGGCGAGGCCCGCCACGGCCTGGCGCGCACGCTGTCCAAGCTCGGCCTGTGCTCGCGTACCGAAGCCGCGCGCTGGGTCGCCGCCGGCCGCGTCGCGGTCGATGGCCGCACCGTCACCGATCCCGAATTCCCGATCCTGCGCGGCCGCCACCGCCTGGCGCTCGATGGCGTGCCGCTGGCGGCCACGCAGCGCCTGTACCTGATGCTCAACAAGCCGCGCGGCCTGGTCACCACCGCGCAGGACGAGCGCGGCCGCGACACCGTCTACCGCTGTTTCGACGGCGCCGGTTTGCCCTGGCTGGCGCCGGTCGGGCGCCTGGACAAGGCCAGCGAGGGCTTGCTGCTGTTCTGCAACGACCCGCAGTGGGCGGCGCGGGTCGCCGATCCGGCCAGCGGCCCGGACAAGACCTATCACGTGCAGGTCGATGCGCTGCCCGATGCGGCCCTGCTGGCGCGCATGTGCGCCGGCGTCGTCGCCGATGGCGAGTCGCTGCGCGCCAAGCAGGTACGGCTGTTGCGCCAGGGCGACAAGCACGCCTGGCTGGAAGTGATGCTGGACGAGGGCCGCAATCGGCAGATCCGGCGCCTGCTGGCCGAACTCGATCTGGGCGTGCTGCGCCTGGTGCGGGTGGCGATCGGCGGGCTGGCGCTGGGCGAACTGGGCAAGGGCGCTTGGCGCGAACTCAGTGCCGCCGAAGTCAGTGCGTTGGCGCCGGCGGCGGCCGCCAGCGCGCCAGCCGCGCGCTGA
- a CDS encoding OmpA family protein yields the protein MNKKILTAALLGGLAVAQAASAQEFDDRWYLTGSAGFNFQDNDRLTNDAPFVTLGLGKFVSPNWSIDGELNYQNPNFDANQDLNWSQYGISFDLRRHFIQEGRGWNPYLLFGLGYQRSEEEFDTGGAVSPGQRKDGNFAAKAGVGLQTTFDKRVAVRAEVAYRADFDDQSVAAPSENWFGDVLASVGVVIPLGPPPAAPVAAPAPTAAPSCADLDDDGDGVNNCDDKCPASQPGQTIGPDGCPVPVSIDLKGVNFDFNKSTLRPDAIAILSEATEILKRYPDLKVEVAGHTDSKGTDAYNQKLSERRATTVYDYLTKNGVDASRLVGPIGYGESRPIAPNTNPDGSDNPEGRAKNRRTELNVQN from the coding sequence ATGAACAAGAAAATTCTCACCGCCGCATTGCTGGGCGGTCTGGCCGTCGCCCAGGCAGCGTCCGCACAGGAATTCGACGACCGCTGGTACCTGACCGGTTCGGCCGGTTTCAACTTCCAGGACAACGACCGTCTGACCAACGACGCTCCGTTCGTCACCCTGGGTCTGGGCAAGTTCGTCAGCCCGAACTGGTCGATCGACGGTGAACTGAACTATCAGAACCCGAACTTCGACGCCAACCAGGACCTGAACTGGAGCCAGTACGGCATCTCGTTCGACCTGCGTCGCCACTTCATCCAGGAAGGCCGTGGCTGGAACCCGTACCTGCTGTTCGGTCTGGGCTACCAGCGTTCGGAAGAAGAGTTCGACACCGGCGGCGCCGTGTCCCCGGGCCAGCGCAAGGACGGCAACTTTGCCGCCAAGGCCGGCGTCGGTCTGCAGACCACCTTCGACAAGCGCGTTGCCGTGCGTGCCGAAGTGGCCTACCGCGCTGACTTCGACGACCAGAGCGTTGCCGCTCCGTCCGAGAACTGGTTCGGCGACGTGCTGGCTTCGGTCGGCGTCGTGATCCCGCTCGGCCCGCCGCCGGCTGCCCCGGTTGCCGCCCCGGCTCCGACCGCTGCCCCGAGCTGCGCGGACCTGGACGACGACGGTGACGGCGTCAACAACTGCGACGACAAGTGCCCGGCTTCGCAGCCTGGCCAGACCATCGGTCCGGACGGTTGCCCGGTGCCGGTCTCGATCGACCTGAAGGGCGTGAACTTCGACTTCAACAAGTCGACCCTGCGTCCGGACGCGATCGCGATCCTGAGCGAGGCCACCGAGATCCTGAAGCGTTACCCCGACCTGAAGGTCGAGGTCGCCGGTCACACCGACTCGAAGGGTACCGACGCCTACAACCAGAAGCTGTCCGAGCGTCGTGCGACCACCGTGTACGACTACCTGACCAAGAATGGCGTGGACGCTTCGCGTCTGGTCGGTCCGATCGGCTACGGCGAGAGCCGCCCGATTGCGCCGAACACCAACCCGGATGGTTCGGACAACCCGGAAGGCCGTGCGAAGAACCGTCGTACCGAGCTGAACGTCCAGAACTAA
- a CDS encoding LysR family transcriptional regulator — MDRIGDIALFLRVLDLGSISAAARSLDLSVAVASQRLKRLERDLGVRLLHRTTRRLHPTPEGLQLAEQGRALVEDLESLAGGLREAGRSAAGTLRVTMSASFGRQYVSPLLPQFMALYPQLRLSVHLSDNVVDLVSEGFDLAIRIGALRDSSLVARRLAGNRRVLCAAPDYLRRHGEPATPADLAAHACLLLTGAEGRQDTWHLHGAEGEVAVKVGGPLESNFGEVLRDAALNGQGISLHSVWHVAQDLRSGRLRQVLPQYTIAETGIYAVMPQRRLVPPRVRAFVEFMQIQLADPPPWERLE; from the coding sequence ATGGACCGGATCGGCGACATCGCCCTGTTCCTGCGGGTGCTTGACCTGGGATCGATCAGCGCCGCCGCGCGCAGCCTGGACCTGTCGGTGGCGGTCGCCAGCCAGCGGCTGAAGCGGCTCGAACGCGATCTCGGCGTCCGCCTGCTGCACCGGACCACGCGGCGCCTGCATCCCACGCCCGAAGGCCTGCAACTGGCCGAGCAGGGCCGCGCGCTGGTCGAGGACCTGGAATCGCTGGCCGGCGGCCTGCGCGAAGCCGGCCGCAGCGCCGCCGGCACCTTGCGGGTGACCATGTCGGCCTCGTTCGGGCGCCAGTACGTGTCGCCGCTGCTGCCGCAGTTCATGGCCCTGTATCCGCAGCTGCGGCTGAGCGTGCACCTGAGCGACAACGTGGTGGACTTGGTCAGCGAGGGCTTCGACCTGGCGATCCGCATCGGCGCGCTGCGCGATTCCAGCCTGGTGGCGCGCCGCCTGGCCGGCAACCGCCGGGTGCTGTGCGCCGCTCCCGACTATCTGCGCCGTCACGGCGAACCGGCCACGCCGGCGGACCTGGCCGCGCACGCCTGCCTGCTGCTGACCGGCGCCGAAGGCCGCCAGGACACCTGGCACCTCCATGGCGCCGAGGGCGAGGTCGCGGTCAAGGTCGGCGGGCCGCTGGAATCCAACTTCGGCGAAGTGCTGCGCGACGCGGCGCTGAACGGACAGGGCATCTCCCTGCATTCGGTATGGCATGTGGCGCAGGACCTGCGCAGCGGGCGCCTGCGCCAGGTGCTGCCGCAGTACACGATCGCCGAGACCGGCATCTACGCGGTGATGCCGCAGCGCCGGCTGGTGCCGCCGCGGGTGCGCGCCTTCGTCGAGTTCATGCAGATTCAGCTGGCGGACCCGCCACCCTGGGAGCGCCTGGAGTGA